The following proteins are encoded in a genomic region of Chryseobacterium cucumeris:
- a CDS encoding phosphoribosyltransferase family protein, whose amino-acid sequence MNKRYSLHHIHSADEFTFSPAEYSYFKYGDKSYAEKFARELFDGFISANEELLNTDKEIVVLPSPYMAIPTASNFLCFYFKKHLDFYLFQKGKKSSILSKINRNHTYITDYGNLNFEDRKNLIANDTYYIDKDFLRGKLCIFIDDIKITGSHEYTVNRILNEYNVEADFMFLYYAELMNFDLDPKIENFFNYYAVKNVKHVAEVMNKESFQFNTRIVKYILGLESSNFDYLTSQVKKEQMDLLLELAISNNYHLIKEYENNINTLTQTELYYGY is encoded by the coding sequence ATGAATAAAAGATACAGCTTACACCACATTCATTCGGCAGATGAGTTTACGTTCTCACCTGCGGAATACAGTTATTTCAAGTATGGCGATAAGTCGTATGCTGAAAAATTTGCAAGAGAATTATTCGACGGATTTATTTCCGCAAATGAAGAGCTTTTAAATACAGATAAAGAGATTGTAGTGCTTCCAAGCCCCTATATGGCGATTCCTACTGCATCCAACTTTTTATGTTTTTACTTTAAAAAACACCTGGATTTTTATCTGTTTCAAAAAGGAAAAAAGTCAAGTATTCTGTCGAAAATCAATCGTAATCATACCTATATCACAGATTACGGGAATCTCAATTTTGAAGACCGCAAAAATCTGATCGCCAATGACACTTATTATATCGATAAGGACTTTTTGAGAGGAAAACTTTGTATTTTTATAGACGATATAAAAATCACGGGAAGTCATGAATATACTGTCAACAGAATCCTGAATGAATATAACGTGGAGGCTGACTTTATGTTCCTGTATTATGCAGAACTGATGAATTTTGACCTTGACCCGAAAATTGAAAACTTTTTCAACTACTATGCCGTAAAAAATGTAAAACATGTTGCAGAAGTGATGAATAAAGAAAGTTTTCAGTTCAATACAAGGATTGTAAAATATATTTTAGGCCTGGAATCAAGTAATTTTGACTATCTTACGTCTCAAGTAAAAAAGGAACAGATGGACCTGCTTTTGGAGTTGGCGATCAGTAACAATTATCATTTAATAAAAGAATACGAAAATAACATCAATACTTTAACACAAACGGAATTATATTATGGCTATTAA
- a CDS encoding TerD family protein, producing the protein MAINLQKGQRENINAPKFTVGLGWDINNTSTGTAFDLDASLFLLGDDKKLVSDNHFIFYNNLESPDKSVIHTGDNLTGEGAGDDEQIKIDLTKIDSAIKEITVVVTIHEADSRKQNFGQVRNSFIRIFNTDTNEEILKYELDEDFSIETAVEFGRIYNRNGEWKFEAVGAGQRDGLEKFVSIYQK; encoded by the coding sequence ATGGCTATTAACTTACAAAAAGGACAAAGAGAAAACATTAACGCACCTAAATTTACTGTAGGTTTAGGATGGGATATCAATAATACTTCTACAGGAACCGCTTTCGACCTTGATGCCTCTTTGTTTTTGCTAGGAGACGACAAAAAATTAGTTTCAGATAATCACTTTATTTTCTATAACAACCTTGAGTCTCCGGACAAATCTGTGATCCACACAGGAGATAACCTTACCGGGGAAGGAGCAGGTGACGATGAGCAGATCAAAATTGATCTTACTAAAATTGACAGTGCTATCAAAGAAATTACAGTAGTCGTAACGATTCACGAGGCTGATTCAAGAAAGCAAAACTTTGGACAGGTAAGAAATTCTTTCATCAGAATTTTCAATACAGATACGAATGAAGAGATCTTAAAATACGAATTAGACGAAGATTTCTCAATCGAAACCGCTGTAGAATTCGGAAGAATCTACAACAGAAACGGAGAATGGAAATTTGAGGCTGTAGGTGCAGGACAGAGAGACGGCCTTGAGAAATTTGTATCAATTTATCAAAAGTAA
- a CDS encoding HAD family hydrolase, whose amino-acid sequence MKTDIDIHNHSHFSFDLWLTLIKSHPEFKAKRVELFSSFFNVDKPIEQVAKTVKYYDDLCNTINEVTGGNIDTFEIYLMILGSLDVDVKQLNKENLNEFYNKSEELFLEYKPVVIFENIHDFFEDIKNQGKTINILSNTGFIKGKTMRKFLIHENLDQYIDFHIYSDEINCSKPNPLIFQEVKNKIKDQNLAMNQILHIGDNPVADYQGAKNFGFSAHLLKH is encoded by the coding sequence TTGAAAACAGATATCGACATCCATAACCACAGTCATTTTTCCTTTGACCTGTGGCTCACTTTAATCAAATCTCATCCTGAATTTAAAGCAAAAAGAGTTGAGCTGTTCTCCTCATTTTTTAACGTAGATAAGCCTATAGAACAGGTTGCGAAAACCGTAAAGTATTATGATGATCTTTGCAATACCATTAATGAAGTAACAGGTGGTAATATCGATACTTTTGAGATCTATCTGATGATTCTCGGTTCGCTGGATGTGGATGTAAAACAATTGAATAAAGAAAATCTCAATGAGTTTTACAACAAGAGTGAAGAATTGTTTCTGGAATACAAGCCGGTGGTGATTTTTGAAAATATTCACGATTTTTTTGAGGATATTAAAAATCAGGGAAAGACCATAAATATTCTAAGCAACACTGGATTTATCAAAGGAAAAACAATGAGGAAATTCCTGATTCATGAAAACCTGGATCAGTACATAGATTTCCATATCTATTCTGATGAAATCAACTGTTCCAAACCGAATCCGCTTATTTTTCAGGAAGTGAAGAATAAGATTAAAGATCAGAATTTGGCTATGAATCAGATCCTGCATATCGGAGATAATCCGGTGGCAGATTATCAGGGAGCAAAGAACTTTGGCTTCAGTGCCCATTTACTTAAACACTAA
- a CDS encoding toxic anion resistance protein, with amino-acid sequence MDNQENQPIDPLGSIEPLKTFEPTPMAPPTPAQPAQNAAPAVLVDREGNVNLTQLQSEERQKYEVLANSIDETNPGSIVNFGAELQKTLTNQSDSFLGNVRRSNSGEVGGLINDLLVELNYVDVEELNGNKVKSFLSKLPFMKKVMTQVENLFAKYDKIINNIEQISYKVNAGIITSTKDNAVLQTIFESNVNSIKQIEELVIAGNIRMERAAGELAQMEANPQIYQDYQIADKRDFIARLDRRMADLKVVRVIMMQSLPQIRLVQNNNVSIAEKAQTILTTTLPVWKNQLSLAVAMYRQQQNIEIQQKVSSTTEEILRKNAERLGQNSVNVARANEQTIVSVETLRETTSMLINTLNEVKQIQKQGADNRRKLDQDLQTLEHELKANVRG; translated from the coding sequence ATGGACAATCAGGAAAATCAACCCATAGATCCGCTGGGATCAATAGAACCCCTTAAAACTTTTGAGCCGACTCCAATGGCTCCTCCTACTCCGGCTCAGCCCGCTCAGAATGCGGCGCCGGCTGTTCTTGTGGATAGAGAGGGAAATGTAAATCTGACACAGCTGCAGTCAGAAGAACGTCAGAAATATGAAGTTCTTGCGAACTCTATTGACGAGACCAACCCTGGTTCAATCGTTAATTTCGGGGCAGAGCTTCAGAAAACATTAACCAACCAGAGTGACAGCTTCTTAGGAAATGTAAGAAGATCAAACTCAGGAGAAGTTGGTGGGCTTATCAACGACCTTTTGGTAGAGCTTAACTATGTAGATGTAGAAGAACTTAACGGAAATAAAGTGAAAAGCTTCCTGAGCAAATTGCCATTCATGAAAAAGGTAATGACTCAGGTGGAAAATCTTTTTGCAAAATACGATAAGATCATCAATAATATCGAGCAGATTTCTTATAAAGTAAATGCGGGAATTATCACCTCTACAAAAGATAACGCTGTACTTCAGACTATTTTTGAAAGTAATGTGAATTCTATCAAGCAGATTGAAGAGCTTGTCATTGCAGGTAATATCAGAATGGAAAGAGCTGCAGGCGAGCTTGCTCAGATGGAAGCGAATCCGCAGATTTATCAGGATTATCAGATTGCAGATAAAAGAGATTTCATTGCGAGGCTAGACAGGAGAATGGCTGATCTTAAAGTGGTGCGTGTGATTATGATGCAGTCACTTCCTCAGATCAGACTCGTACAGAACAACAACGTTTCTATTGCTGAAAAGGCACAGACGATTCTTACCACTACACTTCCGGTTTGGAAAAACCAGCTTTCCCTTGCGGTAGCGATGTACAGACAGCAGCAGAATATTGAAATCCAGCAAAAAGTATCTTCTACTACAGAAGAGATTTTAAGAAAGAATGCAGAGCGTCTTGGCCAGAATTCAGTGAACGTTGCCAGAGCCAATGAGCAGACTATCGTATCGGTGGAAACATTGAGAGAAACAACATCAATGCTGATCAATACATTGAATGAAGTGAAACAAATCCAGAAACAAGGAGCTGACAACAGAAGAAAACTGGATCAGGATCTTCAGACATTGGAGCACGAACTAAAAGCAAATGTCAGAGGTTAA